Genomic DNA from Echeneis naucrates chromosome 23, fEcheNa1.1, whole genome shotgun sequence:
TATGTTTCAGTCTGTTAAGCATTGGCTAGCTTCATcccaaaacacaagaaaactgGTTTTATAGAAATTTGGAGCTCATTCGGATGGTTCAGCTCGTGCTGgtaaacattaatttaattaagtTGATGTTCAGCTGGTTGAATTCAAGTTAAAACGTGAACCGCTACATCTTAATGCTAATGGGGGAGTAGCTAGCAAAATATCAGCATGTTGACAATTTTTTATGACAACTTTAACcttttttgtgcttgtttctTCCTCTAACAGTTTTTTATATGCGTCAACTATGAGCGGGGGGTTGGCACCAAGTAAAAGCACCGTGTATGTGTCTAACCTGCCTTTCTCTCTGACCAACAATGATCTACACAAGGTAATTTTTTGTTATGAAACAGTGGAACTGTTTAACGTGGACACAAATAATATCAAAGTTGAATGATTACTTTGTCTCATTTTAGCTATTCACCAAATATGGAAAAGTTGTAAAGTAAGTATTGATTGtcataatgtattttttgtattattcaTATATTCACAGCAATATCCAACACACCGAACAGTCATTCGGGCACACAATCCACACCAATAAGTTAAAGGCTTTGGATACCTCTGCATAGTTTTAAAATCACCAGTGgttatttaaaatcaatttcagGGTTACAATTGTTAAGGACAAAGATACTCGCCAGAGCAAAGGGGTTGCATTTGTCCTCTTCCTTGACAGAGAATCAGCACATAACTGTGCAAGagcaataaacaataaacaggtGAGTAAATTTCACATCAACACCATTGGTTTTCATTGTAAGCTTGCAAACTCCTTGCCAGTGGTTCATGGATATTCACTTCTcagtttttaaatgcatttgtcTCTCAGTTGTTTGGCAGAACAGTGAAAGCGAGTATAGCAATCGACAATGGACGAGCAGCTGAGTTTATAAGGAGGCGGAACTACACAGACAAGTCTAAATGCTATGAGTGTGGGGTGagtgaaaaaagttttttgtttgttttttttatttaaatcctgagatcaagttttttttttttttaatttctttcctttgaaTGGAGTGTGAGATGTGACGCGTGGACAATTATCACAGAGTTGTCATATTCCTTgatattatatttattcatttctgtgtgtgtatttcaatgAAAATCACAGGATACAGGTCATTTGAGTTATGCATGCCCCAAAAACATGCTGGGAGAGAGGGAACCtccaaagaagaaagaaaagaaaaagaagaaaaaggttcAACAACCTGAACATGTGTAAGTATTTCATTGTTGATATTGTCAGCTTTTGTACACTGTAATATCCCTGTTTTTATAATTGATATATCTTTTCCCTGtagtgaagaggaagaagaagagagtgaagaagagggagaggaccCAGCTTTAGATAGTCTAAGTCAAGCTATAGCTTTCCAGGTAAGTGTGTGGATATatggttggaaaaaaataactgtaGTCATGTGGCTCAATATTTCACATGCTAGTAATTGAATTATATCAGGgaaagtttggattttttttgtggaaCCTTTTGACCTTAAATTAAGAttaaactttattgatcccactGAGTGATATTTGCCTGTTAATACAGCTCTATACAGGCAGAATAGAATCAGAATAAAATCTAActacaaatcaaagaaagatCACTGCatacaacagagaaaaacagaaaaaaatagatattaTATACAGAAATTACTTATAAAGTCTCACTAAAATTGAAAACATACAGACTCAAAATAATCGAATGAGTAAAGAGCCAGGAGGACATTTAAAGAACTGTTTGAAAACAAAGCTATTGGCGTGGGGGGAGAAATTGTCtacaaacttttcattttgtctttttgtctgtttagcAAGCTCGTattgaggaagaggaggagaaacggAAAAAGCAGGCATGTTTGTCTAAAGAGGGGGCTGCACACACTTCAACTTCATCAGATTCTAAAAAACCAAGGATTAAAAAGAGTACATACTTCAGTGACGAGGAGGAGCTCAGTGACTAATAATTCCAGCACATATTCATTGAGTTTTGCAAGTTATTTTGTGTTAGAGCtaaaatttatttacattttttccttttgtacATAGAGCTTAGTCATCCATTTCTAAAAATGCAGCATAATTGTTCTAGGGTTAACTGatgcctgtcagtgtgtgtgtatgtatgtatgtatgtatgtgtgtgtgagtgtgtctgtttctttttacatCAGCAAATAAGGGCTTGTTTCTTAGCGATAAAGTGATTGAATTGTTAGTTATCCCAGTGTAATTGTAAAGTAACAGTAAGGGTGATTTTAACTATTTCTATGCCAATTTAATAAATGTCTACATGGGTGATatacaaatgtgtttctttatcCATTATTAATTTACTAATTTGATTCTATTTGAATCATTTTGTCTACAAATGTCTATGAGCTCAATGCTGTGCTTTTTAAATAACCAGCtgcaaatacaaattaaaattgtctgtttatttaaaattgaaattgacAAACAAAGCAAGGTTTTGCCGTTTCACTTGACATAAACAGTCACCAAAACCGGAAtgagcattcattcattcattccaatTGTAATTGGAGCGTTGCTGCGGGAAAATCCCATCGGCAGCATTTAATGGAGACCCACTTCGTTATCCTTGATGTGAGACGGTTTGGGAACCCTGGCTTCCTCAGTCTGCAAGCTCAGGATTGTGGTCTTTATTGCTCTATTGCGTCAGCACGCAAACAAAGCGAGGGATTCCCCGATGTTTTCCGCGTCTGTGATTTAAACAGCTGCGGCAAGTCTGCAGCCTGCGACGCCAACGAGGAGATGGAGGTATAATACAAGTCAACGAACGGAGACGAGCGGGAGCGCGTTAACACACTAATGTAGTCTCAACATAAGCTGCTGTGTCTTTAGTTGCATTTGAGTGCTGTCGGAAAGTCATCCTGGCTCATGACATGGAGAAAGAAGTAAATCCTGTATGTAACCCCCAAAGGAAACAGCACTCACTGAATTGTGTGTATCTTCACTGTGTGCAACGCTACTTGTTCGTGTTGGCTGTGTTTTGCACCCTGCGCGTTGATGTCCCGAATTTGTTTTACTCTCAGTCCGTTTcatagttattattattttgagttTCCTGGGCGGCGTGTACAAATGCttctctgcatgtgtgaatCAACCATGTGGCAAGAATACTCAAACGAAACACTgcacaaaattaaatatgaacaaATATGTAAATTTGTTGCACCATATTTAATTTTAGATGGGTACTAACGTCACACTTGGCCATGTTTGAAACGATAACCAAATGATAGTATGTAGTATGTATAGTAATGATACGTATCACCCCTTAACGTACAGAAATACGCGCTTACATGGGGTACGTGAAGGTACCACAAATTCATCAAGAGGAATGTCAGCCTCGGGAAGTAACGCAGCCTCTGATTGGCCGCGGCGAGACACGTGACCATTTCCCAAGCGGAGTTTCCACGACAGCTGGAAGCCGAGCGGCACGGGCGCATCGCTTCTTTTGCTCAAAATTGTAGGAAATAACCGGACTTCTGCTCGTCTCAGCACCTCCAAGAGTAACCCTGGTCTGGCATGGGCGACAAGAGGAGTCCCACAAGGTAAACGACGGGGTTTTACACCGTCCTAGATACTCAAGCTAGGGGAAGGGGAGCGGACATCGGCGAACgtaacagagagaaaaaagggttTTCTCcacggtctctctctctctctctctctctctctctctctctctgcctctctccctgcctctctctctctctctctctctctccctctctctccctctctttctcgcactgcatgtgtgtgcgcgcgtgcgaggagtgcgcgcgcgcgcgcgcgggTGTTAAAACCTCATCGCCAATTACAGTGTCGGATCAGAGCTCGCGCTCGCAGATGATTTCCTAAATCCTATAGGCTTACCCAGATGTTTGCTATCGATAGCCTTCCGTGGATGCGAGCTGAACTcactcttcctgtctcctcttcgcccccttttcctctccccccccaccacctcatTTActacttattatttattttctttctttttttttttttttttttttttttttttacatttattgttttaaaaggCCGAAGCGTCAACCGAAGCCCTCCTCCGACGAGGGGTTTTGGGACTGCAGCGTGTGCACGTACAAGAACACGGCCGAGGCTTTCAAGTGCATGATGTGTGATGTGAGGAAGGGGACATCAACAAGGTAAGCCGATGGACATCCGCTACCATTGGTGGCTTTTCCATTATCGGCtgcctcagtgtttgtgtgtacgtatgtgtttgtgtgtgcgcgtctcAAGGTGGGGGTGGTCCTTTGGGATTGAGCCCCCCTCCACAGGAAAATAAGAGCCCGGTAAATTCTACTTCAACCTCTTCTATTAAACAGTTTTTGTAccataagtaaaaataaaaaatgtaattatatgcATCTAGCGTGCTAAACCCTTCCCAGTGTTGTCCTTCTATATGCAGCTCAGAGTAAATATCAACACAGTGCTTCTCTTTTAGTTTTCTAGGTGCGATAGCATTTATTTCCCCCTCATTCTAATCCCCACCTCAAATTCAACATGTTCATTTGTTAATTCCTTCATTGCACATCTCCGCTATGCAGCACATTAGTCTCATTCGTCTCCATTTTCTTGCCAGGGTGCTGACACTGACCTCGGTGAAATGAGGGACAGGCATGGCGCTCTCTTTAAGCACACACATCAATCTAGTTGCCCTGGTGATATCTGTAACAGACGCAGGGGCTAGACAGGTACTCAAgtatacaaatacacacacagacacacgagCACACAAATGTGGTGCCTGCTATGCCTGTGGATGATATTTCTCCTGACACCAGTGATTTGAAGCAGGAAATTACTTATTCCTTAGTGAGCAGTCATTATcaggatgaaaacaacaaaaagggcGAAGGGAAGGAAGTGTGGCTGTTATCCTCTTTAGCATTCGCACAACTTTCTCAGTGATTTAAcgaaagcagaaagaaacaacacTTCAGTGCAGCTATCAGTTCTGATGCCTTTTCAAATTGTGGTGTTTCTTGTGTTGGTTCATGCTATTACACAATATatgcttttatgtgtgtgtgttttgtttttttttatatagtgtgcacacgtgtatgtgtgtgggagggtTAGTTGTGGAAAGGTTGTCAGAGCAGCTGCCAGACAGACAGCCACAGCTCATTACTATGCAACAGCTTAATCAGCCTGCTGTCATCagagagatacacacacacacactcacagatgtACAGATGCACTCATGCAAATTTTACACATGACTGCATACATATTTGTGCACAAATGCGTGCTCTTGATGTGCAcaccctcaaacacacactcaagcacagttgctgctcacacaaacaaagagattTAGCAGCAGACACGCTGTTGTCATAGGGTCCAGCTTATTGCAATTGAGCGTTGATTGTTGAGGACACTTCAGTGACTCTGGTGTGTTTCAGTAACAAACAGGCAGCCTGCAGCTGTGCAAAGAACCTGCCTGGATCTTTACCAAAAGCTTTGACACCCTTTATCCTCCCCATCTGGGCCATTTTTTTTGGGAGGAAAGCGGGCAGACTCTCTTGCAACACATTTAGAAACTGTCCATAAGGAGATCTCATTTAATGTTAATAACTCAATGTCTTCTTAACTGCAGTGCTGCAGGAATGCTGTGGGATAGTAGTAGTATTGTCATGCTCATACACAAggccacacaaacactcaaacatgATCGAACACTGCAGCAAAATGGCCACACAGGTGGTCACAGCTGTTAATGACCGAACACAACAGACAAGTGGGTTTCTCAGTGAGCAAGCCGAGGGTGCTAAAGGGCAAACAACATGCAGAATATAAATGTAGGACGTGGCAAAGTCTCCTTGCTGGTTACTAAACAATCATGACTGAGGTATTACTGTGTGGTAATGAATTCAACAGTTAGAGGAAGTGTCCCATAGCCTGAAGGTTTGATCGCTGGAGGGGCTCCATGGAAGTGGATTAAATCAATTTATCACTTATCATCGATCTAAAACATTGAATTATACTTTTTCTGACAGGACCTGTTTCTTTTCAACCAGCACTAAAAGTTATGGATGCtaaaaaagcattttaagaGAACAGAAAGCAATATTTTAACAGAAGATTATTGCATGTAGATACTCAGCAGGAGATGAAGATTAATGTTTCATGAAGTTGAGATTTAGCAGATCTTTCCGTCCAGATCTGACTGATGTGGAGAGATGATCTACTGCATAGGGCCTGAAGCCAGTGGGCTGATTGAGCGTTGTTGAGGCTGGGAGTTTGACAGCAGACAGGGATACATCAACAGGATTGGACTCGCTTATTGACAAGAGGTGGAGTGCAATGGAAGAAAGATGGATTGACAAACAGGGAACCAGCTAACACTCTAATTCTGTGAGCGGCTCTGCAAATTTCTGTGGCTGGAAGTCAATTCGGAAGACACACTTGTGTTGCAagtcataaaaacagaaatgagggTTTAAATATTCTCTCTACACCAGGTCATCTGTGCAAATTAATAAGGAAAAATATGGGACTCTTTCATGGCAAGCTGCTAGTGTAGAGTATTTAATTAAAGCTATCTTTGGCCTTTTGGATCACAACATGGTCTCATTACCTTAAGACTTTGCTGAGAAAAACTGGTCATTCTGTGACTCTTTGGCCTCAGTCCCAGCCTTTGAAAAGCAGCCTGATAGATGAAACCCATGCTGTATTTGTCGAGTTCCTTTAAAATTTGATAAGTGCAAGGTCGCAGGTTTGAATATTAGCTGGAATACCCAGGCAGATCGTCCTTGAGCAAGACAAGATGTCTTGGAACAAGGCCTCCCAGAGCACCCATCAGAATTT
This window encodes:
- the zcrb1 gene encoding zinc finger CCHC-type and RNA-binding motif-containing protein 1 is translated as MSGGLAPSKSTVYVSNLPFSLTNNDLHKLFTKYGKVVKVTIVKDKDTRQSKGVAFVLFLDRESAHNCARAINNKQLFGRTVKASIAIDNGRAAEFIRRRNYTDKSKCYECGDTGHLSYACPKNMLGEREPPKKKEKKKKKKVQQPEHVEEEEEESEEEGEDPALDSLSQAIAFQQARIEEEEEKRKKQACLSKEGAAHTSTSSDSKKPRIKKSTYFSDEEELSD